ACGATTGATCGATTACAGCTAATTTTTGCGACAGTGCATATTACTCCCGCGTGCAACTGCACGCCTTTTCCAATCGGTTTCCGAAAGGAAAAGGCATTCCAGGGCTCAAAGTGCCGGATCGTTCGCTGATTGGAGAAcgtagacgacgacgacgacgacgacgacgacgaggacgacgacgacaagagagagagagagagagagagagagagagagagaacgatggGTTCTCGGGCGTTTATGCGAACGGTCACTTACATACAGCAGACGGGAATAGTTAGTAtagtgtgtgtttatgtgagatagagaaagatagacagaaggaaagagaaggagggaaagagagagagagagagagagagggaaagagtgaaagagagagggagagacggCTCTCCTTCTCAGCGAGAGCAAGGTTCGAACTCGAAGCGTGGCatatgcgagagagagaatcgaacCGGTGAGAGTTTAGAGCCGAACGCGGACTAGTGCGCTTCGAATGGAATTGAACGTTTGCGCACGAGCGCAAACGTTAGCGCGAGCGTtcacacataaaaaaaaaagaaaaaaccccACACATAAAGCATACATATGAAAAGTGAATACGGGTAGATCggcgataagaaaaaagaaaaaaaaaaaaattatacattgtaatacaaataatatatagtaatattagtgTGTTACAGTAGTACTATTATTGTATAGTAATACtactataatcataatagtactctatatatatatatatatatatatatatatatatatatatacatatatatacataagtttgTGAAAACGTTTGTGTGTGTTCCTATTTTTCCTTATGGTGTGCTTGTGTATACATGTGATTGTGTATCTCTCTGTGTCTGTTTTGTGTATAtcctgtgtatgtatgtatgtatgtatgctgtTGTCTGTCTATtgctgtgtgtgtgtgtgtgtatagagtGTGCACGCGTTAGTCGAACGTCGGGATTAGGAGCCGTCGCAGTAGGCCAACGGCGCTCGATGCCTTTGCGTCCCTTTTTCTGAGTCGTTCGTGTGTCCGACCTACCGTAAGCCTCGAATCGAACGTTTCGTTATACttttatggttttttttttttttttaacttttttacttctttattttcttttattgtgtgacttttttttccttctttattcttcctctcagtctccctctctctttctctctctctctctctttctatctctcttactcactcggcttgctcgatcgatcgataaggaTACGGCGTGCTATcttgcaatttttcttttcttaggttttcattttttcgttctatccgacaaaaatttctttgttctcatttgttagttttttcttttttcttttcctccgataattgtttcctttattttttttttttttttttcaattttcttaataCGTTATCGTAGTAATTCGATAAACGACGCAACTAAGTGAGAAAATACaatcacatatataaatgtatatatgcatacatacatcgagatatcgatcgattcgatagACCTGTGCAATTGTTCgaattcttcttttgttttgttgtctgtttttctctttttgttcgttttgttttttcgacGTGGAATTCGctctgttttatttcttttttttttttaacgtcacTATCGTAATTTGATAAATCGATTCAACTAGTGACGTGagatacataaaatatatatatatatatatacgtattggATAACGATCGACTCGTAAAACGTAcaattgtttttgttctttcgcTATTGAgaaattcatttatcttttttctttttcttttttttttcctcactaAATGTCATTGTTACAATTTAGTAATTGAAACAAGTGGATATGTATAacgatgtgtatatatatatatatatatatatatatatatatatatatgtatatacaatcgttatgaataatttaaatggtttgtgaaaaagaaaagcaaaaaaaaaaaggatacagAAGTAAACAAGactggaaaaaataaaaaggaaataaataggaaaaagaaaaaagtgtttTACGATACATCCTGAATACGAAATATTgtgtgtctcttttttttttttttgttattgttgcttcttattttttcgGTGATAAAAAAAGTGTTTCCACAGCGGAGAAGTGTATAATCAGCGAAAGAAGATTATATCGTTTATCATCAAGGATAGCGAGTTGAACATGTGAACTTTTTTAAATGTTCTGTTTGATGATCCTTCAAGAATACATTCGATTATCAATCTCATTTGTAAtctacgatattattttcaaatcacATACGTCTGATTTTCTAAATCAAATCCATTTCATATTAATTCtgctattttttatttctcactctctctctctctctctctctctctctctctttctctcttattttctatctttctatctatctctgtctctctttctatctcaatGACGTATGATCGAAGTTCGTACGAGGAAATATGTTTGACTTGATACTATCGAAAagtcgaagaagaaggaaaataacaagatagtgaaaaagagtgagaaagagagagagagagagagagagagagagaggaaaggtaAAGAACAAGcgagaagaagatagagataaagatagagataacgataacaaaggaaagaagatagaagaaaaagaagaagaaataaaggaaaagagaaatctcGTTGATcgtaaaagaggaagaaagaagtagTAATAGCGCAGCAACAGCAATAGTAaaagtagcagtaatagtagtagaaaaagaaaaaggggaagaaaaataacaacaacaataacaagaacgtATACAACGTTGCGGCAAGTCCGCGTAAATCGTCGAGACGAGCGATGACGCGAGAGTTTTAACGTAAGCGTTAGTTTATTTCGGATGTATATCACCGAGGATGATAGTGGGGAGGACGGCGGTTGCCGTCTGATCTCCGTCCGTCAGTGCGTCGACGTCGACGGAACACGCGAGAACTCGTGGCCAGAAAAGAGACGAGCACCGCCACCTCCACCGCCACCTCCACCGCCAcctccaccgccaccaccgccgccaccaccgccaccgtcgtcatcgtcattgaCTTTaccatcttctctttctcctctttctactacttctattcctcctccttctaatTCTCTTTCTACCGAATCATTTTTAACATCCAACAATGTcaacgaagagaagaaactAAACGAAAGAGGATATTATTCGAACGAAAGGATTACCACTGCCTCCCATTTATCGGAGAATTTTAATTGTACGTCATTAGGGTCGATGAAAAAGTTTGATTTACATTTGAATTCGTCGAGAATCGATAGATCGAAAGATCAACGACCTACGATCAACGAGGATTTATCGTCGAGAAGGATAAAAGTATCACGCTCGTTGGATATTCTCGACgaaggtaacaataataataacaacaacaacaacaacaacaacaacaacaacaacaatgagaACGGATTGACGTTTGAAGGGAAACGTACGACCATACTGAATCTATGTTATCGTGACACTTTGACACGAGCTACGAGGAACAACGTGACGAAATCAAAGTCCTCGTCGATTTTAAAGATCGTTCCGAATAACGTCGATCAACGTCGTGTCCTAAGGCGTACACTTTCGGCACCTGGTTCAGAATCAATTAACGAGGATTGCACGCATGAGAATTTATCAAATACAAACTTGAAAATCATCGACGAGATCGTACTCCAATCGGCTACGAGATATCGTACGAGAAACGATACATTATCAACGCTTAATACGACGAGAACACGTGCCTCGTCGTTCGTTATTGAACGTAGAAAACATCGTAAGTGTTCACGTCTTTATTCCTCAAGATCAACCGAGGATCTATCTACGGggattagaaagagaaacgaatatACTGAGTTTATAACGACGACGGAGGCCGATGGAATGCGGAACTGTAGCAACGCTGTCGCTGGCGTCGACGAGGACGAAGGATGCGTCCTCGTTGGTGTACGTTCTCTACACGAGGATGGTACAGGACCAAACGATACCACTTTACGATCTACTAACACATTGATCAATTCACGACAGGACGACAGATGTACAAGAAGGGATCGCGAACGTGCTAGGATATTAAGACGGCGAAGGATCAATGGAAGATCGGCTTCGGTTCCTAGATTAAA
This region of Vespa crabro chromosome 23, iyVesCrab1.2, whole genome shotgun sequence genomic DNA includes:
- the LOC124432084 gene encoding ras guanine nucleotide exchange factor P-like isoform X2, coding for MYITEDDSGEDGGCRLISVRQCVDVDGTRENSWPEKRRAPPPPPPPPPPPPPPPPPPPPPPSSSSLTLPSSLSPLSTTSIPPPSNSLSTESFLTSNNVNEEKKLNERGYYSNERITTASHLSENFNCTSLGSMKKFDLHLNSSRIDRSKDQRPTINEDLSSRRIKVSRSLDILDEGNNNNNNNNNNNNNNNNNENGLTFEGKRTTILNLCYRDTLTRATRNNVTKSKSSSILKIVPNNVDQRRVLRRTLSAPGSESINEDCTHENLSNTNLKIIDEIVLQSATRYRTRNDTLSTLNTTRTRASSFVIERRKHRKCSRLYSSRSTEDLSTGIRKRNEYTEFITTTEADGMRNCSNAVAGVDEDEGCVLVGVRSLHEDGTGPNDTTLRSTNTLINSRQDDRCTRRDRERARILRRRRINGRSASVPRLNSHID
- the LOC124432084 gene encoding ras guanine nucleotide exchange factor P-like isoform X1, which gives rise to MYITEDDSGEDGGCRLISVRQCVDVDGTRENSWPEKRRAPPPPPPPPPPPPPPPPPPPPPPSSSSLTLPSSLSPLSTTSIPPPSNSLSTESFLTSNNVNEEKKLNERGYYSNERITTASHLSENFNCTSLGSMKKFDLHLNSSRIDRSKDQRPTINEDLSSRRIKVSRSLDILDEGNNNNNNNNNNNNNNNNNENGLTFEGKRTTILNLCYRDTLTRATRNNVTKSKSSSILKIVPNNVDQRRVLRRTLSAPGSESINEDCTHENLSNTNLKIIDEIVLQSATRYRTRNDTLSTLNTTRTRASSFVIERRKHRKCSRLYSSRSTEDLSTGIRKRNEYTEFITTTEADGMRNCSNAVAGVDEDEGCVLVGVRSLHEDGTGPNDTTLRSTNTLINSRQDDRCTRRDRERARILRRRRINGRSASVPRLNSRGIETGAR